From a single Miscanthus floridulus cultivar M001 chromosome 8, ASM1932011v1, whole genome shotgun sequence genomic region:
- the LOC136469100 gene encoding uncharacterized protein → MAIPNYTYLKLKMPGLNGVITVSSAFLHAFMCDCEHFELATTVINSSELPWLGESLTPAVPNYNKPTSSMAFCPLEETKVVEINPTDPTKTVQIGTQLLPNRNMSSSTSCVPIMMSSHGSLLTCQAYHGRSPSTHYASS, encoded by the coding sequence atggcaatccccaactacacctacctcaagctaaagatgccgggactaaatggcgtcatcaccgtgagcagcgcctttttgcacgccttcatgtgcgactGTGAGCACTTCGAGCTCGCCACcacggtcatcaactcatctgagctTCCATGGCTCGGGGAATCATTGACCCCGGCAGTCCcaaactacaacaaaccaacctcctcgatggccttctgcccgcttgaggaaactaaggtggtggaaatcaaccccactgacccaaccaagacggtgcaaaTTGGGACCCAGCTCCTGCCAAATAGGAATATGAGCTCATCAACTTCCTGCGTGCCAAttatgatgtcttcgcatggcagccttctaacatgccaggcataccatgggaggtcgccgagcacgcactacgcctcatcctag